A single window of Achromobacter xylosoxidans DNA harbors:
- a CDS encoding N-acyl-D-glutamate deacylase: MQEKLDLVIEGGWVIDGLGGPRRRADVGIRGERIAAIGDLSAAPADRRLDAGGRIVAPGFIDTHGHDDLMFVEKPGLEWKTSQGITSVVVGNCGISGAPAPLPGNTAAALALLGDSPLFADMATYFGALEAQRPMINVAALVGHANLRLAAMRDPAAQPSAKEQRAMERMLADALEAGAVGFSTGLAYQPGGVAEQAELDGLARVAAARGALHTSHIRNEGDAVEAAVDEVLAVGRRTGCATVLSHHKCMMPANWGKSAATLANIDRARAAGVDVALDIYPYPGSSTILIPERADQIDDIRITWSTPHPECGGQSLAEIAARWGCDAVTAARRLCPAGAIYFAMDENEVRRIFQHECCMVGSDGLPNDAHPHPRLWGSFTRVLGRYVREAELLTLEAAVAKMTALPARVFGLADRGRLAVGAWADVVVFDADTVCDRATWDAPTLASAGIEHVLVNGCAVFPQAPPSHRPGRILRRDASVAGAPEFSR; the protein is encoded by the coding sequence ATGCAGGAAAAACTGGATCTGGTCATCGAAGGCGGCTGGGTGATCGACGGGCTGGGCGGGCCGCGCCGCCGCGCCGACGTCGGCATCCGTGGCGAGCGCATCGCCGCCATCGGCGACCTGTCGGCCGCGCCAGCGGACCGGCGTCTCGATGCCGGCGGCAGGATCGTCGCGCCCGGCTTCATCGATACCCATGGCCACGATGACCTGATGTTCGTGGAAAAACCGGGCCTGGAATGGAAGACCAGCCAGGGCATCACGTCGGTGGTGGTCGGCAACTGCGGCATCAGCGGCGCGCCGGCGCCGCTGCCGGGCAATACCGCCGCGGCGTTGGCCCTGCTGGGCGACTCGCCGCTGTTCGCGGACATGGCCACGTACTTCGGCGCGCTGGAGGCGCAGCGGCCGATGATCAACGTGGCCGCCCTGGTGGGCCACGCCAACCTGCGCCTGGCCGCCATGCGCGATCCGGCGGCACAGCCCAGCGCGAAGGAGCAGCGGGCGATGGAGCGCATGCTGGCCGACGCGCTGGAGGCCGGCGCGGTGGGATTCAGCACGGGCCTGGCCTACCAGCCCGGCGGCGTCGCCGAGCAAGCCGAACTGGACGGCCTGGCGCGCGTCGCGGCGGCGCGCGGCGCGCTGCACACCAGCCACATCCGCAACGAGGGCGACGCAGTCGAGGCCGCCGTCGACGAGGTGCTGGCGGTCGGCCGCCGCACCGGCTGCGCCACGGTGCTGTCGCACCACAAATGCATGATGCCGGCCAACTGGGGCAAGAGCGCCGCCACGCTGGCCAACATCGACCGCGCCCGCGCCGCCGGCGTCGACGTGGCGCTGGACATCTACCCGTATCCGGGCAGCTCCACCATCCTGATACCCGAGCGCGCCGACCAGATCGACGACATCCGCATCACCTGGTCGACCCCGCATCCCGAATGCGGCGGCCAGTCGCTGGCCGAGATCGCCGCGCGCTGGGGCTGCGACGCGGTCACGGCGGCGCGCCGCCTGTGCCCGGCGGGCGCGATCTACTTCGCCATGGACGAGAACGAGGTGCGCCGCATCTTCCAGCACGAATGCTGCATGGTCGGCTCGGATGGCCTGCCCAACGATGCCCATCCGCACCCCCGCCTGTGGGGCAGTTTCACGCGCGTGCTGGGCCGCTACGTGCGCGAAGCCGAACTGCTGACGCTGGAGGCCGCCGTGGCCAAGATGACCGCGCTGCCGGCGCGCGTGTTCGGCCTGGCCGATCGCGGCCGGCTGGCCGTGGGCGCCTGGGCCGACGTGGTCGTGTTCGACGCCGACACGGTGTGCGACCGCGCCACCTGGGACGCGCCGACGCTGGCCTCGGCCGGCATCGAGCACGTGCTGGTCAACGGCTGCGCGGTGTTCCCGCAAGCCCCCCCGTCGCATCGCCCCGGCAGGATCCTGCGCCGCGACGCCAGCGTCGCGGGCGCGCCGGAATTTTCCCGATGA
- a CDS encoding LysR family transcriptional regulator gives MYRLPKHVTLKHLTAFVAVAQESSFTHAGKRLFQTQSSVTSLVRQLEEALATRLFARTSRRVLLTAAGEEFLPRVMRLLADFDGAIEDVVRFGALERGRVGVAAAPSAITQVIAPAAAAFAAQYPAIRLYLSDDNSGRIQRKVAAREVDFGLTSRWADAPGLQFDALLEDRFGVLYRRDDASLRPGRDGAMRWSDLAGRKLVGVVDETGIMALLRARADLPIEAAAPFYEASSTTSQAALVKAGVGVALLPALAAQRVLEPGLDYALLARPTVVRTLCIIRHKEHALSPAAEALIRAIRDYLRGAPLPAGCKLAAGATRRRA, from the coding sequence ATGTATCGCCTGCCCAAGCACGTCACCCTCAAGCACCTGACCGCGTTCGTCGCGGTGGCGCAGGAGTCCAGTTTCACCCACGCCGGCAAGCGCCTGTTCCAGACCCAGTCGTCGGTCACCAGCCTGGTGCGCCAGCTGGAGGAAGCGCTGGCCACCCGGCTGTTCGCGCGCACCAGCCGGCGCGTGCTGCTGACCGCGGCGGGCGAGGAATTCCTGCCGCGCGTGATGCGCCTGTTGGCCGATTTCGACGGCGCGATCGAGGACGTGGTGCGCTTCGGCGCGCTGGAGCGCGGCCGTGTCGGCGTGGCGGCCGCGCCCTCGGCCATCACCCAGGTGATCGCGCCGGCGGCGGCGGCATTCGCGGCGCAGTACCCCGCCATCCGCCTGTACCTGAGCGACGACAACTCCGGCCGCATCCAGCGCAAGGTGGCCGCGCGCGAAGTCGATTTCGGCCTGACCAGCCGCTGGGCCGACGCGCCCGGCCTGCAGTTCGACGCGCTGCTGGAGGATCGCTTCGGCGTGCTGTACCGGCGCGACGACGCCAGCCTGCGGCCGGGGCGCGACGGCGCCATGCGCTGGTCCGACCTGGCGGGCCGCAAGCTGGTGGGGGTGGTGGACGAGACCGGCATCATGGCGCTGCTGCGGGCGCGCGCGGACCTGCCGATCGAAGCCGCCGCGCCGTTCTACGAGGCCTCCAGCACCACTTCCCAGGCAGCGTTGGTGAAGGCCGGCGTGGGCGTGGCGCTGCTGCCGGCGCTGGCGGCGCAACGCGTGCTGGAACCCGGACTGGACTACGCGCTGCTGGCGCGGCCCACGGTGGTGCGCACGCTGTGCATCATCCGCCACAAGGAGCACGCGCTGAGTCCGGCCGCCGAAGCGCTGATCCGCGCCATCCGCGACTACCTGCGCGGCGCGCCGTTGCCGGCCGGCTGCAAGCTGGCCGCGGGCGCGACCCGCCGGCGCGCCTGA
- a CDS encoding SRPBCC family protein — protein sequence MPHTVYTSAIVQAPLAKVWPLFRDFNGLAGWHPGVAQSRLEEGGRHDAIGSVRYLSLKPSGFVREQLLMLDDPGTALRYSIIETDLPMRDYVAGVALRAITESGATLVEWWADFRVEDGADLQAVATAVGQGVFAAGLAALDEKLRA from the coding sequence ATGCCGCATACCGTCTACACCAGCGCCATCGTCCAGGCGCCGCTGGCCAAGGTCTGGCCGCTGTTTCGTGATTTCAATGGCCTGGCGGGGTGGCATCCCGGCGTCGCGCAAAGCCGTCTGGAAGAAGGCGGCCGCCACGATGCCATCGGCTCGGTGCGCTACCTGTCGCTCAAGCCCTCGGGCTTCGTGCGCGAGCAATTGCTGATGCTGGACGATCCGGGCACGGCGCTGCGCTATTCGATCATCGAGACCGACCTGCCGATGCGCGACTATGTCGCCGGCGTCGCCTTGCGCGCGATCACCGAGAGCGGTGCCACGCTGGTCGAATGGTGGGCCGACTTCCGCGTCGAGGATGGCGCCGACCTGCAGGCGGTGGCAACCGCCGTGGGGCAGGGCGTGTTCGCCGCCGGACTGGCGGCGCTGGACGAAAAGCTGCGCGCCTGA
- a CDS encoding phosphoenolpyruvate hydrolase family protein, translating to MPRFDRNQLLDKFRAMVRDRTPIVGGGAGTGLSAKCEEAGGIDLIVIYNSGRYRMAGRGSLAGLLAYGNANEIVVDMGREVLPVVKRTPVLAGVNGTDPFCDFDVFLDDLKRQGFAGVQNFPTVGLIDGTFRANLEETGMGYALEVDMIRLAHEKGMLTTPYVFNEDDAVAMTQAGADIIVAHMGLTTGGSIGAETALTLDDCVAAIDRIAAAALAVRPDVIVLCHGGPIATPEDAAHILRHCRHCHGFYGASSMERLPTEQALTAATREFKQLTF from the coding sequence ATGCCGCGCTTTGACCGTAACCAACTGCTGGACAAGTTCCGCGCCATGGTGCGCGACCGCACCCCCATCGTGGGCGGCGGCGCCGGCACCGGACTGTCCGCCAAGTGCGAGGAAGCGGGCGGCATCGACCTGATCGTGATCTACAACTCGGGCCGCTACCGCATGGCCGGGCGCGGCTCGCTGGCCGGCCTGCTGGCCTACGGCAACGCCAACGAGATCGTGGTCGACATGGGCCGCGAAGTGCTGCCGGTGGTCAAGCGCACGCCGGTGCTGGCCGGCGTCAACGGCACCGATCCGTTCTGCGACTTCGACGTGTTCCTGGACGATCTCAAGCGCCAGGGTTTTGCCGGCGTGCAGAATTTCCCCACCGTGGGCCTGATCGACGGCACCTTCCGCGCCAACCTGGAAGAGACCGGCATGGGCTACGCGCTGGAAGTGGACATGATCCGCCTGGCGCACGAAAAGGGCATGCTGACCACGCCCTACGTGTTCAACGAGGACGACGCCGTGGCGATGACGCAGGCCGGCGCCGACATCATCGTCGCGCACATGGGCCTGACCACCGGCGGCTCGATCGGCGCCGAGACCGCGCTGACGCTGGATGACTGCGTCGCCGCCATCGACCGCATCGCCGCGGCCGCGCTGGCCGTGCGTCCGGACGTGATCGTGCTGTGCCACGGCGGCCCCATCGCCACGCCCGAGGACGCTGCCCACATCCTGCGCCACTGCCGGCATTGCCATGGCTTCTACGGCGCCAGCTCGATGGAGCGCCTGCCCACCGAACAGGCGCTGACCGCCGCCACCCGCGAGTTCAAGCAACTGACGTTCTGA
- a CDS encoding Tm-1-like ATP-binding domain-containing protein: MTHSNRRVFVAATFDTKGHEAEYVVALLKREGLDVVSVDVSTTGAASAAQVQAREVARSHPRGEQAVFTGDRGTAIAAMALAFERYAAANSDIGALLGLGGSGGTALITPAMRALPIGVPKLMVSTMASGNVAPYVGPSDIAMMYSVTDVAGLNRISRRVLANAAGAIGGAFRLAASVAGDGSRPAVGITMFGVTTACVQQVTPLLESRYDCLVFHATGTGGQSMEKLLDSHLLSGVLDLTTTEVCDFLFGGVLACTEDRFGAVARTRAPYVGSCGALDMVNFGAMDSVPERYQGRTFYPHNPQVTLMRTTAEENRRQGEWIAERLNRCDGPVRFLIPEGGVSALDAPGQAFWDPQADATLFEALQANLVQTADRRLVRVPCHINDPLFARTAVEQFLDIATH, encoded by the coding sequence ATGACGCATTCGAATCGGCGGGTCTTCGTGGCCGCCACCTTCGATACCAAGGGCCACGAGGCCGAGTACGTGGTTGCGCTGCTCAAGCGCGAAGGCCTGGACGTGGTCTCGGTGGACGTGTCCACCACGGGCGCGGCCAGCGCGGCGCAGGTGCAGGCGCGGGAAGTGGCCCGCAGCCATCCGCGGGGCGAGCAGGCCGTCTTCACCGGCGACCGCGGCACCGCCATCGCGGCCATGGCGCTGGCGTTCGAACGCTACGCGGCCGCCAACTCCGATATCGGTGCCTTGCTGGGCCTGGGTGGTTCCGGCGGCACCGCGCTCATCACGCCGGCCATGCGCGCGCTGCCCATCGGCGTGCCCAAGCTGATGGTATCGACCATGGCGTCGGGCAACGTCGCGCCCTACGTCGGGCCGTCGGACATCGCGATGATGTATTCCGTGACCGACGTGGCCGGCCTGAACCGCATCTCGCGCCGCGTGCTGGCCAATGCCGCCGGCGCCATCGGCGGCGCCTTCCGCCTGGCCGCCAGCGTAGCCGGCGACGGCAGCCGTCCGGCCGTCGGCATCACCATGTTCGGCGTCACCACCGCCTGCGTGCAGCAGGTGACGCCGCTGCTCGAATCGCGCTACGACTGCCTGGTGTTCCACGCCACCGGCACCGGCGGCCAGTCGATGGAAAAGCTGCTCGACAGCCATCTGTTGTCCGGCGTGCTGGACCTGACCACCACCGAGGTCTGCGACTTCCTGTTCGGCGGCGTGCTGGCCTGCACCGAGGACCGCTTCGGCGCCGTGGCGCGCACCCGGGCGCCGTACGTGGGTTCCTGCGGCGCGCTCGACATGGTCAATTTCGGCGCCATGGATTCGGTGCCCGAGCGCTACCAGGGCCGCACCTTCTATCCCCACAACCCGCAGGTGACGCTGATGCGCACGACGGCGGAAGAGAACCGCCGCCAGGGCGAATGGATCGCTGAGCGGCTGAACCGCTGCGACGGCCCCGTGCGCTTCCTGATCCCCGAAGGCGGCGTGTCGGCGCTGGACGCGCCGGGCCAGGCATTCTGGGACCCGCAGGCCGACGCGACCTTGTTCGAGGCGCTGCAGGCCAATCTGGTGCAGACCGCCGACCGCCGCCTGGTGCGCGTGCCCTGCCACATCAACGACCCGCTGTTCGCCCGCACCGCGGTCGAGCAGTTTCTCGACATCGCCACACACTGA
- a CDS encoding TetR/AcrR family transcriptional regulator: MRKILLDAAQRLMAQGITPSVAELAEHAQVSRATAYRYFPSQSALIAAVVDESLGPILAWDSAAPDAATRVDELLRFAYPRLQAHEAPLRAAIQVSLQQHADASAGRAGNEPRLVRGHRVDILRRAIAPLAGVLTPAQQDRVAQALSLVYGTEVFLVLKDIWGLGQAEVTEVARWTANAIIRQALADVADAPAADPRRR, translated from the coding sequence ATGCGCAAGATCCTGCTGGACGCCGCGCAGCGGCTGATGGCGCAAGGCATCACGCCCTCGGTGGCGGAACTGGCCGAGCATGCCCAGGTATCGCGCGCCACCGCCTACCGCTACTTTCCCAGCCAGAGCGCACTGATCGCCGCCGTGGTCGACGAGAGCCTGGGCCCGATCCTGGCGTGGGACTCGGCCGCGCCGGACGCCGCCACCCGCGTGGATGAACTGCTGCGTTTCGCCTATCCGCGCCTGCAAGCGCACGAAGCGCCGCTGCGCGCCGCCATCCAGGTGTCGTTGCAGCAGCATGCGGATGCCAGCGCCGGCCGCGCCGGCAACGAACCCCGGCTGGTGCGCGGCCATCGCGTCGACATCCTCAGGCGCGCCATCGCGCCGCTGGCCGGCGTGCTGACGCCGGCGCAGCAGGATCGCGTGGCGCAGGCGCTGTCGCTGGTCTACGGCACCGAAGTGTTCCTGGTGCTCAAGGACATCTGGGGCCTCGGCCAGGCCGAGGTCACCGAGGTCGCCCGCTGGACCGCCAATGCCATCATCCGGCAGGCGCTGGCCGACGTCGCCGACGCGCCGGCGGCGGATCCGCGCAGGCGCTGA
- a CDS encoding histidinol-phosphatase, producing MQFEVTRLRRTLMPLSLACVTLLSACGGSDDDDETPAVTPPPVVTDPTPPVRTGAWSAGDLHVHTIQSDDAQTTLESVLDQAFDRYKLDWAALSNHLRMSGRDHTGLAIPGGSIPFSTGMARYEVPFIKQAQAAGRYAGKIIFSSFEWDMPTHDHVNIGIGTDDPMSEKSLRAVAEFEYLYTNKAANLFDPQLVSDLAGQARAYTTHADSLTALKWLRDRHPDSYMLLNHPSRYAGKYTIGQLREMHDLAPSIFFAIEGMVGNQMEPDRGGYAEAYTADKLPNRTYGGVDYLVAKLGGTWDALLGEGRRIWTVADSDFHFRVNATGQYSSGYAPGEYAKTYVWKDGKDMAAVVAGLKSGRLFGVFGDLIDALEFQARGASGTAQMGGELVAAKGEQVEVTIRFRSPGSNHYEYPIESGNPTYVKPTVHHVDLIVGDVGARAAAGTPAYDNATNPSTRVLGRYTSKDWTVDQDGYSVIKVKLTADKSQYLRLRGTNLAPDVAGETANGEPLADAKIDLADNAARFNAINARNYNDLWFYSNPVFVTVKQ from the coding sequence ATGCAGTTCGAAGTAACCCGCCTGCGGCGGACCCTGATGCCGCTGTCGCTGGCTTGCGTAACCCTGTTGAGCGCCTGTGGCGGCAGCGATGACGACGATGAGACCCCCGCCGTCACGCCGCCCCCGGTCGTGACCGACCCCACGCCGCCGGTCCGCACGGGCGCCTGGAGCGCCGGCGACCTGCACGTGCACACCATCCAGTCCGACGACGCGCAGACCACGCTGGAAAGCGTGCTGGACCAGGCCTTCGACCGCTACAAACTGGACTGGGCCGCGCTCTCGAACCACCTGCGCATGTCCGGACGCGACCACACCGGCCTGGCGATCCCGGGCGGATCGATTCCGTTCTCGACCGGCATGGCGCGCTACGAAGTGCCGTTCATCAAGCAGGCACAGGCCGCGGGCCGCTACGCCGGCAAGATCATCTTCTCGTCGTTCGAGTGGGACATGCCCACGCACGATCACGTCAACATCGGCATCGGCACCGACGACCCGATGTCCGAGAAGTCGCTGCGCGCCGTGGCCGAGTTCGAATACCTCTACACCAACAAGGCCGCCAACCTGTTCGATCCGCAGCTGGTATCGGACCTGGCCGGCCAGGCGCGCGCCTACACCACCCACGCCGATTCGCTGACGGCGCTCAAGTGGCTGCGCGACAGGCACCCCGACAGCTACATGCTGCTGAATCACCCGTCGCGCTACGCCGGCAAGTACACCATCGGCCAATTGCGTGAGATGCACGACCTGGCGCCGTCGATCTTCTTCGCCATCGAAGGCATGGTGGGCAACCAGATGGAACCCGACCGCGGCGGCTACGCCGAGGCCTACACGGCCGACAAACTGCCCAACCGCACCTACGGCGGCGTCGACTACCTGGTGGCCAAGCTCGGCGGCACCTGGGACGCGCTGCTGGGCGAAGGCCGCCGCATCTGGACCGTGGCCGATTCGGACTTCCATTTCCGCGTCAACGCCACCGGCCAGTACAGCAGCGGCTACGCGCCGGGCGAATACGCCAAGACCTATGTCTGGAAGGACGGCAAGGACATGGCGGCGGTGGTCGCGGGCCTCAAGAGCGGCCGCCTGTTCGGCGTGTTCGGCGACCTGATCGACGCGCTCGAATTCCAGGCGCGCGGCGCCTCGGGCACCGCGCAGATGGGCGGCGAACTGGTGGCGGCCAAGGGCGAGCAGGTGGAAGTGACCATCCGCTTCCGCAGCCCCGGCAGCAACCATTACGAGTACCCGATCGAAAGCGGCAACCCGACCTACGTCAAGCCGACCGTGCATCACGTCGACCTGATCGTGGGCGACGTCGGCGCCCGCGCCGCCGCCGGCACCCCGGCCTATGACAATGCCACCAATCCGAGCACCCGGGTGCTGGGCCGCTACACCAGCAAGGACTGGACGGTGGACCAGGACGGCTACAGCGTCATCAAGGTCAAGCTGACCGCGGACAAGAGCCAGTACCTGCGCCTGCGCGGCACCAACCTGGCGCCCGACGTGGCCGGTGAAACCGCCAACGGCGAACCGCTGGCGGACGCCAAGATCGACCTGGCCGACAACGCGGCCCGCTTCAACGCCATCAACGCGCGCAACTACAACGACCTGTGGTTCTATTCGAATCCGGTGTTCGTCACCGTCAAACAGTAG
- a CDS encoding FAD/NAD(P)-binding oxidoreductase, translating to MSKRIVVVGGGVGGTMLANQLVHKLYPEVTAGKVSIMLLSDSPDHYYKPAFMYVAFNLFFQEELKRPERSLLRPEIEFRVDKVTRFDFDAQQLHTRGGKRHGYDYLVIATGCVPAPERIEGLREAGDHFYQYEPARQLASRLATIERGRVFVSVTFPKTPNVPHQCGIAPIETTLMLDDYLRRRGVRERVEIVYTYPTTSQLLRNCLFLQKPTCEVLPAIFEQRGIRFQRGFTLAKVDPDRRIAYSEEGVEQPFDILMATPPIRAVDAVLESGASQAPDNEGWLPTDHETMQVYGLRNVYVIGDTVDLPVSKAGGSCHNQAPVIANNIAGEIRLGHPCSAYDGRVQAVAQMGLNAGMPLWYDYTHDVRPTPPTKLGGLLRHGFNRGLYWSVARGML from the coding sequence ATGAGCAAGCGAATTGTTGTCGTGGGAGGCGGGGTCGGCGGCACCATGCTGGCCAACCAACTGGTGCACAAGCTCTACCCCGAAGTGACGGCCGGCAAGGTCAGCATCATGCTGCTGTCCGATTCGCCGGATCATTACTACAAGCCGGCCTTCATGTATGTGGCGTTCAATCTGTTCTTTCAGGAAGAACTCAAACGCCCCGAACGTTCCCTGCTGCGGCCCGAGATCGAGTTCCGCGTCGACAAGGTGACGCGCTTCGATTTCGATGCCCAGCAACTGCACACCCGCGGCGGCAAGCGCCACGGCTACGACTACCTCGTCATCGCCACGGGCTGCGTGCCCGCCCCCGAGCGCATCGAGGGACTGCGCGAAGCGGGCGATCATTTCTACCAGTACGAGCCGGCGCGGCAACTGGCCAGCCGCCTGGCCACGATCGAGCGCGGCCGCGTATTCGTCAGCGTCACCTTTCCCAAGACGCCGAACGTGCCGCACCAGTGCGGCATCGCGCCGATCGAGACCACGCTGATGCTGGATGACTATCTGCGCCGCCGCGGCGTGCGCGAGCGCGTCGAGATCGTCTACACCTACCCGACCACCTCGCAACTGCTGCGCAACTGCCTGTTCCTGCAAAAGCCCACCTGCGAAGTGCTGCCGGCCATCTTCGAACAGCGCGGCATCCGGTTCCAGCGCGGCTTCACGCTGGCGAAGGTGGACCCCGACCGGCGCATCGCCTATTCGGAAGAAGGCGTCGAGCAACCCTTCGACATCCTCATGGCCACGCCGCCGATCCGCGCGGTCGATGCGGTGCTGGAATCGGGCGCCTCGCAGGCGCCCGACAACGAAGGCTGGCTGCCGACCGATCACGAGACCATGCAGGTCTACGGCCTGCGCAACGTGTACGTGATCGGCGACACCGTGGACCTGCCGGTCAGCAAGGCCGGCGGCTCGTGCCACAACCAGGCGCCCGTCATCGCCAACAACATCGCCGGCGAGATCCGGCTGGGCCATCCCTGCAGCGCGTACGACGGCCGGGTCCAGGCCGTGGCGCAGATGGGCCTGAACGCCGGCATGCCGCTCTGGTACGACTACACCCATGACGTGCGGCCGACACCGCCGACCAAGCTGGGCGGGTTGCTGCGGCATGGTTTCAACCGGGGCCTGTACTGGTCCGTCGCCAGGGGAATGCTATGA
- a CDS encoding DUF1641 domain-containing protein produces MNAPHDNSLPAAGQCAAVFDAPPAAGGNDALAQLADKLQPLADSGRLDNIVDLLALASDLVDLLDAPMVEKLGALSEQATGAAWTLSNAWRAAQAQGLQEARPPGLGGLFQLSRDEDTRRGLALVLRTLQGLGRQLGDQRQDYAAS; encoded by the coding sequence ATGAACGCTCCGCACGACAACAGCCTGCCCGCGGCCGGGCAATGCGCCGCCGTGTTCGACGCGCCGCCCGCGGCCGGCGGCAACGATGCGCTGGCGCAACTGGCGGACAAGCTGCAACCGCTGGCCGACAGCGGACGCCTGGACAATATCGTCGACCTGCTGGCGCTGGCGTCCGACCTGGTCGACCTGCTCGATGCGCCGATGGTGGAAAAACTGGGCGCGCTGTCCGAGCAGGCCACGGGCGCCGCCTGGACCCTGTCCAACGCCTGGCGCGCGGCCCAGGCGCAAGGGTTGCAAGAGGCGCGCCCGCCGGGCCTGGGCGGACTGTTCCAGCTCTCGCGCGACGAGGATACGCGGCGCGGGCTGGCGCTCGTGCTGCGGACGCTGCAAGGGCTGGGCCGGCAATTGGGTGATCAGCGGCAGGACTACGCCGCCTCCTGA